From Bacteroidota bacterium, the proteins below share one genomic window:
- a CDS encoding DUF262 domain-containing protein yields the protein MRAPELSTNPEKIDKIISRINAGDIKIPAFQRAYVWKQSQILDLLDSIVKNYPIGSILLWSTSDKLKHTRNIAGYSIPENPEEYPVNYVLDGQQRVSSIYASFSDKTMQDPQSASYNPNLDLFEIYYSFSKNAFLPKSEVNASLNDAIYLRHFLNPTNFFDSVLKLDALYQNDAKELYSKFINYEIPVVTIKNREKSEVGIIFERINNTGTKLTTLDLMTAWTWTDDFHLLESMNELQEELEEKNFGDLTQNIILQAISGFIQNDTTTKAITELSGEQVRDNWEKFCEGLRKTIDFLATDINCSHLDFLPAQQLIVGLVKFFGIDGIPDSNQLKELKKWFWKISFSNRYSTGQTTEKMNFDIQRMIEIRTNNFSEVSKVKYTVTKGELIASKFSKANQLTRAFLLLMAQQSPLDLVKNLKVDIALSLSKYNRKQYHHIFPMS from the coding sequence ATGAGAGCACCTGAACTTTCGACCAATCCTGAAAAAATTGACAAGATCATCAGTAGGATAAATGCTGGTGATATAAAAATTCCTGCATTTCAAAGGGCATATGTATGGAAGCAAAGCCAAATTTTAGACTTGTTAGACAGCATTGTAAAAAATTATCCTATTGGCAGTATATTGTTGTGGAGCACATCTGACAAGCTAAAACATACAAGAAATATAGCTGGGTATAGTATTCCTGAAAATCCAGAAGAATATCCTGTAAACTATGTGCTTGACGGACAACAAAGAGTATCGTCAATCTACGCGTCATTTAGTGATAAGACTATGCAAGATCCTCAATCCGCTAGTTACAATCCTAATCTTGATTTATTTGAAATTTATTATAGTTTTTCAAAAAATGCGTTCTTACCCAAAAGCGAAGTTAACGCCTCCTTAAATGATGCTATTTATCTGAGACATTTTTTAAATCCAACAAATTTTTTTGACTCAGTGTTAAAACTTGATGCATTATATCAAAATGATGCGAAGGAGCTTTATTCTAAATTTATCAACTATGAAATTCCTGTAGTAACAATTAAGAATAGAGAAAAATCCGAAGTCGGAATAATCTTCGAAAGAATTAATAATACGGGAACTAAACTAACGACCTTGGACTTGATGACCGCTTGGACATGGACGGATGATTTCCATCTACTTGAATCGATGAATGAATTACAAGAAGAACTTGAAGAAAAGAATTTCGGAGATTTAACTCAAAACATAATACTCCAAGCAATTTCAGGTTTTATTCAAAACGACACAACAACAAAAGCCATTACAGAACTTTCAGGGGAACAAGTTAGAGATAATTGGGAAAAATTTTGTGAAGGTTTAAGAAAAACAATTGATTTTTTAGCAACAGACATCAATTGTTCACATCTTGATTTTTTGCCTGCACAACAATTGATTGTCGGCTTAGTTAAATTTTTTGGAATAGACGGAATCCCTGATTCAAATCAATTGAAAGAATTAAAAAAATGGTTTTGGAAAATCTCTTTTTCTAACAGATACTCAACTGGCCAGACAACAGAGAAGATGAATTTTGATATTCAAAGAATGATTGAAATTAGAACAAATAATTTCTCTGAAGTTAGTAAAGTTAAATATACCGTGACGAAAGGGGAGTTGATTGCTTCTAAGTTTTCTAAAGCTAACCAACTTACGAGAGCATTTTTATTGTTAATGGCTCAACAGAGTCCTTTGGACTTAGTAAAGAATTTAAAAGTTGACATTGCATTATCACTCTCAAAATATAATAGAAAACAATACCATCATATTTTCCCAATGTCTTAG